Proteins encoded within one genomic window of Bacteroidia bacterium:
- a CDS encoding beta-eliminating lyase-related protein, with product MSAEQWAGMMRGDESYAGASSYYNMKESVYDLTGMPYFFPTHQGRAGERILYTILGGKNKIFLSNTHFDTTRANIEYSGAEAIDIPIEEGLIPSLYHPFKGNMDVKKLNALIDLKGSENIGAVIITVTNNSGGGQPVSLQNIKEISKICKAKNVKLILDCCRIAENAYFIKEREKEYENLSCKEIAQQIFSLC from the coding sequence ATGAGTGCAGAGCAATGGGCAGGAATGATGAGAGGTGATGAATCGTATGCCGGTGCATCCAGCTATTACAACATGAAAGAATCTGTGTATGACCTTACCGGAATGCCCTATTTTTTTCCAACACACCAAGGGCGTGCGGGGGAGCGAATTTTGTATACTATATTAGGTGGGAAAAATAAAATATTTTTAAGCAATACACATTTTGATACAACAAGAGCCAACATTGAATACAGCGGAGCAGAAGCAATTGACATTCCTATTGAAGAAGGATTAATTCCTTCTTTATATCATCCCTTTAAAGGAAACATGGATGTTAAGAAACTTAACGCATTAATTGATTTAAAAGGAAGCGAAAATATAGGTGCCGTAATTATAACCGTTACTAATAACAGTGGTGGCGGACAACCTGTAAGCTTACAAAACATAAAAGAAATTTCTAAAATCTGCAAAGCAAAAAATGTAAAACTAATTTTAGACTGTTGTCGTATTGCGGAAAACGCCTATTTTATAAAAGAAAGAGAAAAAGAGTATGAAAATTTATCTTGTAAAGAAATAGCCCAGCAAATTTTTTCTTTATGT